GCCAGGCGATGCAGCAGGGCGCTGCGTCCATCGGCGCAGGCCAGCGTGACCAGCCCTGCGCCGATCCGCCGCGCCGCGCGGGCGGAGAGCAGCGCCGCCCCCGCCATCGCCGTGCCCGAGATGATCGTCACATGGCCACGGCTGTGCTTGTGGCTCCCCGCATCCGGCCGTGGCAGGCGCCAGAGCGCCGGGCCATTGGCGAAGCTGTCGGGCCGGATCCGCTCCAGCACCGCCGCGGGCAGGCCGATATCGGCGAGGACCAGCTCCCCGCAAAGGTCGCGCCCCGGCTGCAACAGGTGGCCGGGCTTGCGACGGAAGAAGGTCACGGTCAGCGCGGCCTGGGGCGCGAAGCCGCGCACCGCCCCCGTCGCGCCGCAGACTCCCGAGGGGACATCCACGGCGATGAGCGGCACGCGCACGGCGGCCAGGAGTTCCGCCGCCGCGCCTTCCACCGGGCGCGAGAGCCCGGCGCCGAACAGCGCATCCACCACCAGCCCCGCCCGCGCCACCTCCGCCACGGCGAAGGGGCGCATCGGCCCGCGCCAGGCGGCGGCGGCCAGCGCGGCGTCCACCTGGGGCGGGGCCAGCGCCGCCACGCCCACATCCCAGCCCGCGCGCTCCAGCAGTCGGGCCACGACATAGCCATCGCCGCCATTATTGCCCGGCCCGGCCAGCACCAGGACGCGGCAGGGCCGGAGGCGCCGCTGGATCGCCATTGCGACCGCCCGGCCCGCCGCGCGCATCAGCGCGGGGCCGTGACCGGCCAGGCGATCCGCCATCGCCATTTCGCGCGGCGACAACAGCTCAGGGGGGATTGCAGCGTTGAAAGGCATGGCGACATACTGGCTCAACAAAGGGAGACGTCACATGGTGCAGAAGCGGGAACGCTCGATCCAGGAACTCTATCGCGATGACCCCGAGCGGGCCGATGCCCTCGCATGGGGCCGGCGCGGCATGCTCAAGGGCGCGGCGCTGGCCTCGATGGGCGCGGCGCTCGGCGGCTCCATCCCCTTCGCGCGGCACATGCCGGGCGGCCTGCTTCCGGCCCTCTTCGCCCGCCCCGCCGCCGCGCAATCCGCCCCCGCCGTCTTCCGCATGGAAGGCAAGGCGGAGCTGATCCTCCAGGGTGACCGGCCACTGGTGGGCGAGACGCCGGAGCACATGCTGGACGAGGCGGTGACGAGCTACCGCTACTTCTTCGTCCGCAACAACGGTCAGATCCCCGAGCCGCTGACGACCGACCCGAATGCCTGGCGCCTGACCATTGATGGCGAGGTGAACACGCCCCTCACTCTGACGCTGGGCGAGCTGCGCTCGCGCTTCCCCAGCGTCACGCGGCAATTGCAGATGGAGTGCGGCGGCAATGGCCGCGCCTTCTTCACGCCGCAGACGCGCGGCAACCAATGGGGCAATGGCGCGATCAGCAATGGCGAATGGACCGGCGTGCGCCTGCGCGACGTCCTGGCCGCCGCCGGCCTCAAGCCCGGTGCCGCCTTCACCGGGCATTTCGGCGCGGACCCGCATCTCTCGGGTGCCACCGACCGGCAGGCGATCAGCCGCGGCATGCCCATCGCGAAGGCGATGGACGAGGACACGATCATCGCCTTCGCGCTGAACGGCCAGCCGGTGCCGCATATCCATGGCGCGCCGGTGCGCCTCATCGTCCCCGGCTGGCCCGGCAGCCTCAGCCAGAAATGGCTGACGCGCATCACCATTCTCGACAAGCCGCACACCGGGGCGGGCATGGGCGGCACCAGCTACCGCATCCCGGTGCGCCCGATCGTCCCGGGCAGCAACAACAACGGCGCCGATTTCGTGGACATGACGAGCATGCCGGTGCGCTCGATCCTCTCCTCACACGCGCATGGCTCGCGCCTCGCCGCCGGCACGCGCAGCCTCGATCTGCGCGGCGCGGCCTGGGCCGGCGACCTCAGCGTGCGCGCGGTGGATGTCAGCGTGGATTTCGGCGCGAGCTGGACGGCGATGCAGGTGGCCGCACCCGCCAATCGCCATGCCTGGCAGCGCTGGCAGGGCCGGGTGGCGCTGCCCTCGGACGGGTATTTCGAGGTGTGGTACCGCGCGACCGACAGCGCGGGGAAGATGCAGCCCTTCGCCGCCGCCAACTGGAACCCGCAGGGTTACGGCGCGAACCCGATCAGCCGCGCCGCCATCCTGGTGGGCTGATGCGGAACGTTCTTCTGCTGACCCTCGGCCTGCTTGGCGGCGCGCTGACCCTGGCCCAGGCCACCGAGGCGCCGGGCGGCGAGGAACCCTCCGTCCTCCCCGCCGGCCCGGGGCAGGAGGAGGTGTTCTACGCCTGCACCGCCTGCCACAGCACCGCGATCATCCGGCGGAGCAGTTTCCGGCGCGATCAATGGGACGGGCTGATGGACTGGATGACGGAGAAGCACGGGATGAACCCGCTGGAGGGGGCGGAGCGCACCCTTATCGTGGATTATCTCGCCCAGCATTACGGCCCGCGCACCGCCCCCGCGCGCGGCCGCAATCCTTTCCTGAACTGAGCATATGGCCGGGCGGCCCACCCCGCCCGGCCCCGGCACCCCTCAGGCGACGCGGCCCAGGCCGTAGCCCCGCCCGATCACATAGGCCTGCAGCGATTCCACATCGCTCTGCTGGCTGTTGATGCGATAGCGCACGAGGTCGCGGATGGAGACGATGCCGCAGAGCCGCCGCGCGCGATCCACCACGGGCAGGTGGCGGAAATAGCCCGCATCCATGATCTCCATCGCCTCATCCACCGAGGTCGAGGCAGTGACCACTTCGACCTCGCGCGTCATCAGCGCCGAGACCGGCAGGGCCAGCAGCCCCGCGCCATGCTGCGTCAGGCCGCGCACCACGTCGCGCTCGCTGAGGATGCCGACCAGCATGCCCTCGGCGTCGCAGACGACGACGGCGCCGATGCGCCGCTGGGCGATGATCTCCGCCGCCTCGGTCACCGGGGATTCCGGGAGGACGGAAATCACGGCGGCCCCCTTCTGGTTGAGCACGGCACCGACGGTCATGGCTGCATCCTTACGGCAAGGGAACGAACACGCGGGCTATAGCCGACGTATGCAGTCGGACATCACGAATTCCTTCAATCTGTCCAAGACTTCATGTTTCGCTCATGCAACGCGGGGGAGCGTGGCCGGTAGCATCCCGCATGCCCTTGACCCTGGCCTGCCTGCACACGGCGGAAAGCAACGCCACCCTCTTTCAGGCAGCGGCCGAGGCTTTGCCGGGCGGCGCGCTCACCCTCACCCACCGGATCCGTCCCGACCTGCTGCGCGAGCCGACACCCGCCACGCTGGAGGCCGTCGCCGCCCTGCTGCGCGAGATGGCGGAGGGGGCGGATGCCGTGCTGCTCACCTGCTCCACCATCGGGGGGGCCGCGGCGCGCGCCCAGGATGCGGCGCGGCCCGTGCTGCGCGCCGATGCCGCGCTGGCCGAGGCCGCGACGCGGCGCGGCGGCATGGTCGAGGTGCTCTACGCCGCCCCCACCACGGAGGGACCGACGCGCGCCGTCTTCGAGGCCGCGGCCGCCCGGACCGGCGCCCAGCTCCGGCTGCACTTGGTGGAGGGCGCCTGGCCGCTCTTCCTGGCCGGTGAGGCCGAGGCCTATCACGCCCGCATCGCCGAGGTGGCGCGCGGACTGTCCGGGCGGGTGGTGCTGGCCCAGGCCTCCATGGCCGGCGCCGCAGCGCTGCTCCCGGAGGCGCCGCCCCTCACCGTGCCGGCCATCAGCGTCATGGCGGCGGCCCGGGCCGCCCTCAAGGCGCGGGATTCGCGCTAGACTGCGCTTCCACGATTCGCCGGAGCGCGGAAATGGCCTTCATCATCGCCGTCGCACAGCAGAAAGGGGGGGCGGGGAAATCCACCCTCGCTTCCAATCTCGCCGTGGCCCTGCTGCAGGGGAACCGGCGCGTGGCCCTGCTCGACACCGACCCGCAGGCGAGCCTGACGCGCTGGCATGCGCTGCGCCCCGCCAGCGCGCCGCGTCTGATCTTCGACGCGCCCTCGGGCTGGCGCGTAACGGGCGCGCTGGACAAGCTGCGGCGCGAGGCCGATGTCATCGTGATGGACACGCCGCCGCATGCCGACACGGACAGCCGCATCGCCATCCGCGGCGCCGACCTTGTCCTGATCCCTCTGCAGGCCTCCCTGCCCGACCTCTGGGCGAGCGAGGCGACCATCGCGCTGGCCGAGGCGGAGAAGCGCGCCCATCGCCTCGTGCTCAACCGCCTGCCCGCCTCGGGCCGGCTGCGCGATGTGGTGATGGAGGAGCTGGCGCGCCGCAAGGCGCCCGTCATGGCACAGACGCTGGGCAACCGCTCGGCCTTCGGCGCCGCCTTCGCCCTCGGCCAGGGGGTGACCGAAAGTGCCGCGCGCAGCCCCGCCGCCGAGGAGATCCGCGCGCTCGCCGCCGCCATCGGCAAGCTCGCGGCTGGCAAGACGAAAGGGAAGTGATGGCGCATCTCGCCTTCGTGCTGCATGTGGGCTTCGCCGCGCTATGGGTGGGGGGCATGGCCTTCGCCATCCTGGCTCTCCGCCCCGCGCTCGCCGCGCTGGAACCGCCGCAGCGCCTGGCCCTGATGGGCCGGGTCCACAAGCGCTTCTTCCTGATCGTCTGGCATGCCATGCCGATCGTGATGCTGACCGGCTATTGGCTGCTCTTTGGCCATTTCGGCGGCTTCCGCGGCGCGGGCTGGCATGTGCACCTGATGCACCTGACGGGCCTGCTGATGTCCGCCATCTACCTCGCCATCTTCTTCGGACCCTGGCGCCGCATGCGCCAGGCGCTCTCGGCGGGCGACCTGCCCGCAGCGGCGGCGGCCAATGAGGGCATCCGCCGCCTGGTCACGGGCAATCTCCTGCTCGGCCTCTTCACGCTCGGCATCGCCGCCTGGGGACGCTTCGGTTGACCCACAACCTCACCATCCGCGACGACGACTATCCGGAGCTGGAGGCGGTGGCCGCCATCCAGCGCGGCCTGCACAGCTACAACCAGGAACGCGGCGGCCCCTATGACCGCGAGCCGGTGACCGTCCTGGCCCGCGACGAGGATGAAGTGGTGAAGGGCGGGCTGCTCGGCCTCACCTACTGGAACTGGCTCTTCATCGACTGGCTCTGGCTCGCGCAGGACCAGCGCGGCAAGGGGCTCGGCACCGAGCTTCTCGCCCGGGCCGAGGCGGTGGCCCGTGCGCGCGGCTGCACCGACGCCTATACCGACACCTTCAGCTTCCACGCGCCGCATTTCTGGACACGCAATGGCTGGGTGGAGGCGGGGCGGCTGGATGGCATGCCGCCCGGCCATGCGCGCATCTGGTATCGCAAGAAGCTCTGACCCCCCTCCTCAAGAGGCGTGACCCCGGCGCGAAAGCGGGACATGCTGGGCGCAATCAAAGCCCCGAGGAGGAAGTCCATGCCCATGATCGCCCGGCGTGCGGCGCTGGCCCTGCCCATGCTGCCGCTCGCCCTGCCGGCCCGCGCCGATGGCTGGAAGCCCGCCCAGCCCGTCCGCATCCTGGTTCCGGCGGCACCCGCGGGAACGACGGACATCATGGCCCGCCTGCTCGCGCCGCGCCTTCAGGCACGCTGGGGCGTGAACGTGGTGGTCGAGAACCGCGCGGGCGCGGGCGGCACCATCGGCACGCTGGAGCTGGTGCGATCCCGCCCCGACGGCTTCACCCTGATGTCGGGCAATATCGGCCCGCAGGCCATCGCCTATTCGCTGTTCCGCAACCTCGCCTACCGGGCGGAGCAGATCGCCTGCATCGCCGGCACCATCCGCGGCCCCAATGTGCTGGTGGTGAACAATGACGTTCCGGCGCGCAGCGTGGCGGAACTCGCGGCGCTGCTGCGCGCGCGGCCGGGGCAGATCCCCTACGCCTCCACCGGCGTCGGCCAGTCCACCCATCTCTCGCCCGTGCTCATGCTGCAGATGCTGAACGCCCAGGCGATCCATGTGCCCTTCCGCGGCTCGGGCCCCGCCCAGGTGGACCTGCTGGCCGGGCATGTGGCCTTCATGATCGACAACCTGACCGGCGTGATGGAGCACATCCGCGCCGGGCGCGTCCGCGCGCTCGCCGTCACCAGCGCTGAGCGCAGCCCGCAGCTGCCCGACATCCCCGCGATGCGCGAGACGCTGCCCGAGCTGGCCAGCTATGAGGTGAACACCTGGTTCGGCATCTTCGGCCCCGCCGCCCTGCCGCCCGCCATCGTCACCGCCGTGAACGCGGAGGTGAATGCCTGGCTCGACCTGGACGAGACCCGCGCCCGCTTCACCGAGCTGGGCGGCGTGCCGCTGCGCCTCAGCCCCGAGGAATTCGCCGCCTTCGTCGCCGCCGAGACGCGCAAATGGGGCGAGGTGATCCGCCGCGAGGGGCTGCAGATGGATGCGGGCTGAGGCGTGATCCGCCCGGCGGGGGCTGGTCCTCGCGGCCGGCCTCCCCCATCTGGGACAGCATCGCCACCAGGTGCCGGGACCACGCCACCGCATGACCGACGACAAGGAAGCCCGCCGCGCCGCCGCGCTGCGCGCGAATCTCCGCAAGCGCAAGGCGCAGCAGCGCGCCCGGGCCGAAGCGCCCGAGCCCGCCGCCCATGGACGCGAAGGGCTGAACGAGGCTAGACCCCCCTCCTCCGAGCCAGCGCCGAGGAAGCCCTGACATGCCCATCATGCCCGACCACTGGATCCGCCGCATGGCGACCGAGCACGGCATGATCTCGCCCTTCATCGAGGCGCAGAAGCGCGAGGGCGTGATCTCCTACGGCCTCTCCTCCTACGGCTATGACGCGCGGGCGGCGGATGAGTTCAAGGTCTTCACCAATGTGGACAACGCCGTGGTGGATCCCAAGGAATTCTCCGAGACGGGCTTCGTCACCCGCAAGGGCCCGGTCTGCATCATCCCGCCCAATTCCTTCGTGCTGACCCACACCGTCGAGTGGTTCAAGGTGCCGCGCGACGTGCTGGTGATCTGCCTCGGCAAGTCCACCTATGCCCGCTGCGGCCTGATCGTGAACGTGACGCCGCTGGAGCCCGAATGGGAAGGCCAGGTCACCATCGAGATCAGCAACACCACCCCCCTCCCCGCCAAGGTCTATGCCAATGAGGGGATCTGCCAGTTCCTCTTCCTGCAGGGGGCGGGCGCGCCGGAGGTGAGCTATGCCGACCGCGCCGGCAAATACATGGGCCAGCGCGGCGTGGCGCTGCCCCGGCTCTAGAGGCGCGGGCCCGCCCCGGAGCCGGAGGGACGCGTGACCCCTTACCCCTGGCGCAACGTGCTGATCACCGGCGCCGCCTGCGGCCTCGGTCGCGCCCTGGCCGAGGCCTGCGCCGCCCCCGGCGTATCGCTGCATCTGGGCGATGTGCAGGCTGAGGGGCTGGCGGAGGCCGCCGCGCTCTGCACCGCGCGCGGCGCCCGCGTCACCACGGCCGTGATCGACGTCTGCGATGCCGCCGCCATGGCCGCCTGGATCGGCGGCGCGACGCCGCTCGACCTCGTGATCGCCAATGCGGGCGTGCTGGGCGCGATCGGCGCGCCCTTCGAATGCCCGCACCAGGCGCGCCGCATCCTGGAGACGAATGTCACCGGGACGCTCAACACGGCGCTGCCCGCCATCGCGGTGATGGCGGCGCAGGCCCCCGGCGCCGGCGGGGTGCGCGGGCGCATCGCCGTGATCTCCTCCATCCTGGCCTTCGTGGCGGCGCCCATGTCGCCCGCCTATTCGGCCAGCAAGTCCGCCCTCCAGGCCTGGGCGGAGGCGATGGACGGCAATGAGCGCGCCCGCGGCATCCGCATCCATGCGGTGGCGCCCGGCTATATCCGCACCGAACTCAGCGCCGCCAACACCATGCCGATGCCGCTCATCATGCGGCCCTCCCGCGCCGCACGGCTGACGCTGGAGGGCATCGCGGCCGGCCGGACCCGCGTGTCCTTCCCGCGGCGCGTTCACCTCGGCGTGCGGCTGATCGGCGCCCTGCCGCCAGATCTGCGGAATGCGCTGATCAGTCGGGTGCAGCGTTGGCACCTCAAGCGGATGCGCAAGGGCAGCGCGGGCTGATGCGCGGCGGCAGGGCGGTGCGGGCCTTCCTGCGCCGATGCGAAGGCCATAGTCTCACCGGGGCGGCCTCCGCCCGACAGCACAAGAAAAGCCGCCCATGAGCACGCCGACCGCCATCCACCCGGCCGCCCCGCACCACCTGCCCATCTTCATCCCCGGCCCGGATGGGAGCGACGGGCTGATGTGGATCACGGCCGGCATCCTGCTGGTCTCGACCGTTTCCTTCGGCCTGCTCTTCCTCCGGCTGCACACCCTGCCCGAGCGGATGGCGCACCGCACCCACAAGCTGCAATTCGAGATCGTGGCGGTGCTGGGCCTGCTCGCGCTCTTCACGCATATCCATGCCTTCTGGGTGGCGGGGCTGCTGCTGGCCCTGATCGACATCCCGGATTTCCTCACCCCCATGCGGCGGATCGCGGGATCCAGCGAGCGCATCGCGGGCCTGCCGCCCGGCGGCGGGGACGACCCCGAGGCGCGCCCCCAGGCCATGGCCGCGAAGAAGCGGGGCCACTGAGCCATGCTGGAAATCCTGCTCTGCTCGATGGTCACGATCCTGCCGGACTACCTGTTCCGCCGCTATGTGCAGGGCAGGCGCTTCGGCCATGAGATCACGCTCTTCTCGGTCTGGTTCGAGCTGCGCTGGGGCATCGTCACCTGCCTGCTGCTGGCCATCAGCCTGATCACCGCCGTCTTCTACTTCCACCCGACCAGCGTGCATGTCAGCTCGGTCTTCCGCACCGTGCCCATCGTCCCGCAGATCAATGGCCGCGTCGCCGAGATCCATGTCCGCGGCAGCGAGGCGGTCGAGGCCGGCACCCCCCTCTTCCGCCTGGCCGACGAGACGCAGCGCACCGCCGTCGAGACCGCCCGCCGCGCCGTAGCCGAGGTGGATGCGGCCCTGCTCGTGGCACGGGCCGATCTCGCGGCCTCCGAGGCACGGATCCTCGAAGCCCAGGGCGCGCTGCAGCAGGCGGCCGACGAACTGGCGACAAAGCAGGCGCTGCGCGACGTGGCCGCGCGGCGCGAGGTGGAGCGGCTGCAGGTGATGGTGCAGACGCGCGAGGCGGGTGTCGCCGCCGCACAGGCCGCGCGGCAGGCCGTCGCCGCCCGCATCTCCGACCAGCTGCCGGCCGAGCGGGCGAGCGCGCTGGCCGCCCTCGCCCAGGCGGAGGCGGAGCTGGACAAGACCATCATCCGCGCCGGCGTCTCCGGCCGCGTCGAGCAGTTCCTGCTGCAGGTGGGCGATGTCGTGAACCCCTTCGCCCGGCCCGCCGGCGTGCTGGTGCCCGAGGATCTGGGCGCGCGCAGCCCAAGGCTGGCGGCTGGCTTCGGCCAGATCGAGGCGCGCGTGCTGCGCCCTGGCATGCTGGCCGAGGCGAGCTGCGCCTCCCTGCCCTGGACCATCATCCCCATGGTGGTGACGCAGGTTCAGCCCTTCGTGGCGAGCGGCCAGATCAGGGGCGGCGACGTGCTGCTGGACGCGCAGCAATTCAGCCGCCCCGGCACGGTGCTCGCCATCCTGGAGCCGCTTTACCCCGGCGGGCTCGACAAGGTCATCCCCGGCAGCAACTGCA
This region of Sediminicoccus rosea genomic DNA includes:
- the parA gene encoding ParA family partition ATPase; translated protein: MAFIIAVAQQKGGAGKSTLASNLAVALLQGNRRVALLDTDPQASLTRWHALRPASAPRLIFDAPSGWRVTGALDKLRREADVIVMDTPPHADTDSRIAIRGADLVLIPLQASLPDLWASEATIALAEAEKRAHRLVLNRLPASGRLRDVVMEELARRKAPVMAQTLGNRSAFGAAFALGQGVTESAARSPAAEEIRALAAAIGKLAAGKTKGK
- a CDS encoding HlyD family secretion protein, producing the protein MLEILLCSMVTILPDYLFRRYVQGRRFGHEITLFSVWFELRWGIVTCLLLAISLITAVFYFHPTSVHVSSVFRTVPIVPQINGRVAEIHVRGSEAVEAGTPLFRLADETQRTAVETARRAVAEVDAALLVARADLAASEARILEAQGALQQAADELATKQALRDVAARREVERLQVMVQTREAGVAAAQAARQAVAARISDQLPAERASALAALAQAEAELDKTIIRAGVSGRVEQFLLQVGDVVNPFARPAGVLVPEDLGARSPRLAAGFGQIEARVLRPGMLAEASCASLPWTIIPMVVTQVQPFVASGQIRGGDVLLDAQQFSRPGTVLAILEPLYPGGLDKVIPGSNCIANAYTSNHEALSDPATGSLQAVALHAIDAVGLVHAILLRIQTILLPFKALVLSGH
- a CDS encoding Bug family tripartite tricarboxylate transporter substrate binding protein, whose amino-acid sequence is MPMIARRAALALPMLPLALPARADGWKPAQPVRILVPAAPAGTTDIMARLLAPRLQARWGVNVVVENRAGAGGTIGTLELVRSRPDGFTLMSGNIGPQAIAYSLFRNLAYRAEQIACIAGTIRGPNVLVVNNDVPARSVAELAALLRARPGQIPYASTGVGQSTHLSPVLMLQMLNAQAIHVPFRGSGPAQVDLLAGHVAFMIDNLTGVMEHIRAGRVRALAVTSAERSPQLPDIPAMRETLPELASYEVNTWFGIFGPAALPPAIVTAVNAEVNAWLDLDETRARFTELGGVPLRLSPEEFAAFVAAETRKWGEVIRREGLQMDAG
- a CDS encoding CopD family protein, which produces MAHLAFVLHVGFAALWVGGMAFAILALRPALAALEPPQRLALMGRVHKRFFLIVWHAMPIVMLTGYWLLFGHFGGFRGAGWHVHLMHLTGLLMSAIYLAIFFGPWRRMRQALSAGDLPAAAAANEGIRRLVTGNLLLGLFTLGIAAWGRFG
- the dcd gene encoding dCTP deaminase is translated as MPIMPDHWIRRMATEHGMISPFIEAQKREGVISYGLSSYGYDARAADEFKVFTNVDNAVVDPKEFSETGFVTRKGPVCIIPPNSFVLTHTVEWFKVPRDVLVICLGKSTYARCGLIVNVTPLEPEWEGQVTIEISNTTPLPAKVYANEGICQFLFLQGAGAPEVSYADRAGKYMGQRGVALPRL
- a CDS encoding GNAT family N-acetyltransferase, which codes for MTHNLTIRDDDYPELEAVAAIQRGLHSYNQERGGPYDREPVTVLARDEDEVVKGGLLGLTYWNWLFIDWLWLAQDQRGKGLGTELLARAEAVARARGCTDAYTDTFSFHAPHFWTRNGWVEAGRLDGMPPGHARIWYRKKL
- a CDS encoding CBS domain-containing protein, producing the protein MTVGAVLNQKGAAVISVLPESPVTEAAEIIAQRRIGAVVVCDAEGMLVGILSERDVVRGLTQHGAGLLALPVSALMTREVEVVTASTSVDEAMEIMDAGYFRHLPVVDRARRLCGIVSIRDLVRYRINSQQSDVESLQAYVIGRGYGLGRVA
- a CDS encoding SDR family NAD(P)-dependent oxidoreductase: MTPYPWRNVLITGAACGLGRALAEACAAPGVSLHLGDVQAEGLAEAAALCTARGARVTTAVIDVCDAAAMAAWIGGATPLDLVIANAGVLGAIGAPFECPHQARRILETNVTGTLNTALPAIAVMAAQAPGAGGVRGRIAVISSILAFVAAPMSPAYSASKSALQAWAEAMDGNERARGIRIHAVAPGYIRTELSAANTMPMPLIMRPSRAARLTLEGIAAGRTRVSFPRRVHLGVRLIGALPPDLRNALISRVQRWHLKRMRKGSAG
- a CDS encoding sulfite oxidase, whose translation is MVQKRERSIQELYRDDPERADALAWGRRGMLKGAALASMGAALGGSIPFARHMPGGLLPALFARPAAAQSAPAVFRMEGKAELILQGDRPLVGETPEHMLDEAVTSYRYFFVRNNGQIPEPLTTDPNAWRLTIDGEVNTPLTLTLGELRSRFPSVTRQLQMECGGNGRAFFTPQTRGNQWGNGAISNGEWTGVRLRDVLAAAGLKPGAAFTGHFGADPHLSGATDRQAISRGMPIAKAMDEDTIIAFALNGQPVPHIHGAPVRLIVPGWPGSLSQKWLTRITILDKPHTGAGMGGTSYRIPVRPIVPGSNNNGADFVDMTSMPVRSILSSHAHGSRLAAGTRSLDLRGAAWAGDLSVRAVDVSVDFGASWTAMQVAAPANRHAWQRWQGRVALPSDGYFEVWYRATDSAGKMQPFAAANWNPQGYGANPISRAAILVG
- a CDS encoding NAD(P)H-hydrate dehydratase, yielding MAMADRLAGHGPALMRAAGRAVAMAIQRRLRPCRVLVLAGPGNNGGDGYVVARLLERAGWDVGVAALAPPQVDAALAAAAWRGPMRPFAVAEVARAGLVVDALFGAGLSRPVEGAAAELLAAVRVPLIAVDVPSGVCGATGAVRGFAPQAALTVTFFRRKPGHLLQPGRDLCGELVLADIGLPAAVLERIRPDSFANGPALWRLPRPDAGSHKHSRGHVTIISGTAMAGAALLSARAARRIGAGLVTLACADGRSALLHRLAEPGALVLQAAGMQDLLAALTDDPRREVILLGPGLPPDATTRGAVAMLLRAGRRLVLDAGALSACAGAPEALRGAAILTPHEGEFTRLFGAPGGDRLSAARAAARQSGAVVLLKGSDSVIAAPDGRAAINHNAPPTLATGGSGDVLAGLAAALLAQGLPPFEAASAAAWLQGEAARLAGPGLVAEDLPEAAARAAASLGG